The genomic window GTTGCGATCAACACCGCCGACGTGATTGTATTAGTCGTCGATGTGCAAACCGGCGTGATGCCCCTGGACGAAGAGGTTTCCGAGCGACTTCGCACGGTCCAGCGGCCTGTGATTCTGGTGGCGAACAAGGCCGATCAAACGCATCACGACATACTCGCGGACGATTTCCACCGGCTCGGCCGCGGCCATCTAATTCGTGTCAGCACGACTCAGAATCGCAACCGCGACGAATTGATCGATCTGATCGTGGATCGTTTGCCGGAGGCCAACGATGAATCGGTCGCAGAAACCCAGATGAAGGTCGCGATTGTCGGTCGACGCAACGTCGGCAAGAGCACCTTTGTGAACTCGCTGGCGAATGACGATCGGATGATCGTGAGCGAGGTTCCGGGGACGACACGCGACAGCGTCGACGTGATTTTCGAAATGGATGGTCAATCCTTTATGGCGATTGATACTCCGGGGCTTCGGAAACGAAAAAGTCAACGAACCGACCTCGAATATTACGGCATGCACCGCGCCCAACGCAGTATTCGCCGTGCCGATGTCGTGCTGCTGTTTTTCGATGCCGGTGAAACCGTCAGCAAGGTCGATAAGCAATTGATGGGCTATGTGATGGAAAACCACAAGCCCTGCATCTTTGTGATCAACAAGTGGGACAAGTACCACGGCGAAGTGCCCACCGATCGCTGGGTTCGTTACATCCACGCTCAATTCCCAACCCTCGCCTACGCCCCGATTGCCTTTATCACCGGACAAACCGGTAAAAACGTAAAAACGTTGCTGAATCACGCTTCGATGTTGTTCAAACAAGCCCGCGAACGCGTCTCGACCGGCCAACTCAACCGCTTGGTCCGAGCGGCCGTCGATGCCCATCCGCCGGCGATGTATCAGAACCGACGTCCCAAGATCTATTTTGCCACGCAAGTTTCGACGGAACCGCCAACGGTGGTTTTGATGTGCAGTGATCCGAAGGCATTCACCCACGATTACAAGCGTTATTTGCTGGGTGTATTGCGAGACCACCTGCCGTTTGGCGAGGTGCCGATCAAGATGTACCTGCACCGCCGTCACCGCGAAGGCGACGACGAACCCGAAGAGAGCAAGCCACCGAGTCGCGGAAAGCAGTACTAGCGGCAGCCGGGGGGGCAATCGCGATCGGGATCGGGATCACGGCTTGGGCCGAGAGCCCATTTGGGCCTAGTCGGATAACGGTTCAAGCGCCAACGTGAGCATCAGATTGTCGACGGCAAAGGGTTTTGCAGCCGCAAACGATTCGCCGGCCGTCACGCTGGCGGCCGCTCCCGTGACCGTCGCGGCAGCTCGCACTCGGGTCACGATGTTCGGTTTGTGCTCAAATTGGGTCTTGTAACACAGGATCGACTCAATCTTGGTTTCGATCGTGTCGCTAATATCGACGATTTGGTGGTAGGGATTCCCGGCCAACGTATCGGGTTCGACCGCCAAGCGATAATAGAGCTGCCGTTGAATGGAATGGACGGGCAAACCGGGAAAATACTCGTCCCATTTGGTCAACCGGCTGTAAAAGACGGCCGCGTCGGTGATTTGCATCGCTTGCCAATGGTCGGGGGAAGCCATCGGAGTCTTTTCGCCAAAACCGATCACGAGCTGAGGCCGATAACGTCGAAATTCTTTTGCCAACGCCACCCGGTGCTCGAAACAGTCGAACAAACGGCGGTTGGGCAAATCGAGCTGAATCCGCTTGTGTACCCCCAGCACGCGTGCCGCTTGATCGGCTTCGCGCAGCCGCACCTCGGGGCTGGGCGAATTCGGCGTCGGCTCGCCATCGGTGAGATCAATGATCCCAATCCGATAGCCTTTGCGAGCCAGCTTGGCCAACGTTCCGCCACAGGCGATTTCAACGTCGTCGGGGTGAGCCCCCACCGCGATCAAATCCAATCGCTCGGGTAAGTTAATTTTCTGATCGCCCACAGCCGGATCTCCCAAAAGTTATCAGTGATTGCTTCGCCATTGCTTGAAACCTCGAGCAATGCAGCCGCAGTTTGCGAACTTGACGACAAGTGAGCAACCTCAACCTGAACGCTCGTTGTGTCCCTCCCCCCACTTACGAGCGCAATCAAACCAGCCGACCAGCGCAAAAGGACGAGTAGCGTACGAATGGCCACGGCAACGCTCAACGCGAGGCAACACAGAGCTTCCGTCGCGTACAACCAGCAGCGAAATCGCATGAAAGCGAAGCTCGCTGCAGCGATATCAGCGGCGAAATCACCGTGTTTTCCCTGCAAAAGCGGCGCGATCGCAACAACCGTCACGAATTCACAGCCAGAGGGGCCCAAAGCGTACCAAAACGGCCAAGATTTCCGACTCACCGCTCCACTTCAAACTAGTCTTAGGGGTGTAAGCGGGAGGCAAACGCATCAGGAATTCCACTTGCAGAATATTAAGCGTCCCCCCGTGCGAGGCGGGGTCGATCTTTCGAGATTGGCCTCGCCTTTTTTCGTTTCTCCGTATGCGGAACAAGGACACTCCGCAGCCGACTGCAGTCGGCCAACGGATCAAGTGTGGCAATGGGGGGGCCGATTCCGACGCCTCGGCGAGGTAAAATCGATAAGGTTGTCTTTCGCTGCAAAGCTACGAAAGGCAACCATGATTGAATCAACACGCCGTGACGCGCCGGGTAATGAATTCCGCGGAAGCCACCGGTTTGGCACACGGCTAGCTTTATCAGCGTTAGGAAAGGTTCGGTAACGCTCCAAGGGGCAATCGATGCATTGTCCTGATTCACTTTGCAACACCTGTAGCAAAGTGCAACACCTACAACCGGAATCATCAGCAACCCTGCGTGGTGAAACCCCGGTTTTTTCGTAGCGAAACCACTAGGTGCGAAATAGACTCTTCAGGAAGAGTGCATTTCGACACTGCTTTTCAGCTATTCAGAACCAGAACATTGCAAACGCGTTTTCTGTCACTCGCGAAAGAGATAATCAGATGGGATTGCGACAAGTCGCACAAATCGTTCACCAATCCACCACCATCAAGCTGGCGACCGGTCTGCTGCTCTCCGCAGCGATTTGGATCCCCGCAGCGTTGGCGGATGACGTTTCCGTAAACGGAGCCACGCGTGATGGCGGTCAAGTCCGCGTCACGAGTTTCAAAATGCCGTCGGGTGATGCGTATTTTGCAGCTTCGATCCAACCGTCAGCCAGCGAAACGTTGATGGACGCGACCCGATCCGCGGACGCGGACGTCGTCGTCATCGTCGACACATCGGCGAGCCAAGTGGGTGAATACCGTCGCGATTCGATCACGGCGATCCGCGGCGTGATTGAGCAATTGCGTGCGGGCGACCGTGTTCGCTTATTCGCAGCCGATGTGAAGGCCTCCGATTTAAGTGGTGCCTTCGACGCCCCGAGCTCCTCGTTAACGCAAAACGCGATCGACAAACTGAGCCAACGCTTGCCGCTGGGAAACACCAATCTGATCTCGGTGGTCGATTCGATCCGAGCGACGTTGGTGGGCGAACCGATCCATCGCACTCGAAGTATCGTTTACATTGGCGACGGCTCGTCATTGGAAGCCAGCGCCGACAAGAAACGTTTCGAAGCCTTAGTCGATGCCTTGCGATCCGATCGCATCTCCGTTCACAGCGTGGTGATTGGCCCTACGGCCAACATGGAGGTGATGGGCATTTTGGCAAATCAAACCGGCGGAGTCCTGGGAGTCGCTGGCACGGCGGCCGAGGCAAGTCCAGCGGACATCGCTCGTCACGTTGGCGGTTCGGCGACGATGTCTCCGATTTGGCTTAGCGAAGCCAAGCTAACCGAGGGCATGAAAACCGTCCAACAAGACCGGCTGCCACCGTTGCGACTCGATCGCGATTCGATTTTGCTCGGTCGCATGACGATGTCTTCGGGAACGGCTGCATTTGAACTACGCGGTGAGACCACGACCGCGAACGTCGCGATCCAGACCGATGGCACAATCGAAGAAAGCCATCCCGACTTTGCCTTCCTGCCGGGTTTAGTCGATGATTCCGCTGCCAACCGCGGGCTGTTGTTGGCAACCGCGGGTTCGCCAATGCTACGTGCAACCGCTTCCGCCTTGGCCGCTCAAGCCGATGCCCTCGTGCGTGCGGGCAACATGGCGGTCAAGCAAGGCAATTTGCGTGGTGCAAAAGCGATTGCGGAGAAAGCACTCAAAGCGGATCCAAATCATCCGGAAGCCAAAGCGATTGAAAAGCTTGCCGAGGATGCAAACACCCTGATCATTCAGAACCCAGCGGATTCGCCCTTCGATGATATTTTCGGTGCCGATGCCGCTCCCATGGCGGAGGGTGCCGAGGCCCTCGGAGCCGAGCAACCCGCCCCCGCGGTCGAAAATGACCCGATGGCGATCGACGATGCAGCTCCTGCGGCTGCCGCACCGGCCAACGCAGCACCGGCCAATCCCGCACCGGCGCCTCCTCGTCAACCCGCTCCTCGTCAACCCGCTCCCCGCGCCGCGATGCCTCGCGACGCAGCCCCCATCCAGGCCGACAATTTCTTTGGCCCTGCGGCCGGCGATGACGAATTGATCGAAACCGGTGGCGATTTGCTCGACCGCGTGGAAGCGGAGCGATCGATTGCCGAGGGACGCTTGCGAGCCGAAGTGAACGCTCAACTGCGTGCCGCTCGACGTCAATTGATCAACGATCCCCAAGGGGTCTCCGGATCGCTGAAGTCGTTGCTCGGCAGAATCGAGAACACTGCGAACATCAACCCCGAGTTACGTCAAGAATTAATGGGGCAAGTCCGTTCGGCCATCCAAATCGCAAGCAGCAAAGAAGCGAGATACCTGGATGCCCAAGCCAACCTTGAGCAGCAAGCCAAGGGTGCCAATTCGATGACGCGATTGCTGGAAGAAACCTTCCGCAACGAACAGTCTCTGAAAACCCTCTCCGAACAAATGAACGCGTTAATCGGCGAAGGGCGTTACGAAGAAGCGGACGGCGAAGTCTCGATCCCGTTTGCTCGCTTGGCGGGCGATACGATCACGCGTGACTCGACCGCAGGACGCCAATTCATTGATTACCCGCTGTGGTTGCAAACCTACGCACGCGACCGTCGCTACAGTGAAATGCGAGATCGAAACTTTGTCGATGCATTCTCGCTGGTGCTAAAAGCGTCCATTCCGTTTGTCGATGAGCCTCCCGTCGTTTGGCCTGAAGCCGACGCTTGGCAAAAGCTCAGCCGACGTCGAATTGAACGCTATGGTGCCATCGAATTGGTCGGCGATAACGACACCGAACGTCGGATCCAAAGCGCCCTTGGCGACGAAACCAGCCAAACGTTCGTGGAAACCCCATTGGACGAAGCGATTCAAAAAATCAGTGCGGACCATGGTATTCCCATCGTCGTTGACATTCGTGCATTGGAAGAAATTGGCCTGACCGCGGACACCCCCGTCTCGCTAACACTAGAAAACGTATCGCTCCGCTCGTACATGCGGTTGTTGCTTCGCGGTCTCGATTTGACCTACATGATCAAAGATGAAGTGATGCAAATCACCACCGAAGAAGCTGCCAATGAAAACCTTATCACCAAAGTTTATCCCGTAGGCGACCTCGTCGTGCCCATCATTGACCTCGGTGGTGGCGGCATGGGCGGCGGCATGGGTGGCGGCATGGGCGGCGGCATGGGCGGCGGCATGGGTGGCGGCATGGGCGGCGGCATGGGCGGCGGCATGGGCGGTATGGGCGGCGGCATGGGCGGCATGGGAGGCGGCGGTATGTTCGCGGTTCCCGACGACGTCTCGTTGCAGAGCAAAGCCTCCGTGTCCTCTTCAGCCACTCGCGCTGAAAACGCGACTCCCCCATCCGTTGCAAAACCAGCCAAGAAAACGCTGTCACGTTTTGACATCAAACCGATCCGAATTCAGGTCGCCGAGGGCCAATCCAAAGCGGAAGCTTGGGACCAATTCTTTGCGGAAACGAAGATCGAGTCAGCCGAAGACCTCACCCGTTTGGATCAGCGCGTTCGCGCTACCGTGGGCGAATTGTCCACCAAGGCATTGAACGCACAAAAAGCGGGCAAGACCGAGCAAACGGTGGCCTACTTTGCGGAGATGCGAGACACGATCGCGGCAACCATGCGAGCCGGACACGTGCAAACGTGGATGTACCAAGCCTATGCGATTGCATTGAAAGCAACGAATGCACCTCGTGAAGAAATCGAACGCACGCTGCTTTCGGCAGTCGACTTTGCCGAGACCCCCGAAGAAGTGCTGCACGTTGCGGCGAGACTTGAAGACGTGGGCTCGGGAGCCGCCGCACTTGAATTGTGCAAAAAGGTTTCAGCAATCGATCCCTATCGACGTGAACCTTACTTGATGGGACTTCGCATCGCTCAACAAATCAATGACGTCGACGCGTTGTCTTGGGCATGCAGTGGCGTTTTGAGCCAAGCGTGGCCCGAAAAATTCCAACCGATCGTCGAACAAGCTCGCTTGGTCGCACGAGCGACCCACGGCGAATTGATTGCCGAAGGACGAACCGAAGAGGCTCAAAAATTTAGCGACTCCCTTCGACTCGCCGCTTCCCATGACGCGATCATTCGCGTTTCTTGGACCGGCGATGCCGATTTGGATCTGGCGATCGAGGAACCATCGGGAACCATTTGTGCAATCGACAGCCCTGCGTCGGCTGGCGGGGGCACCTTGCTTGGAGACTCCTACCCCGGCCGGGGTGAGGATGAGACGGGAACGGTTTCAGAAACCTACTTGTGCCCCAAAGGGTTTTCGGGCAAATATCGTTTGCTAGTGCGTCGGGTTTGGGGCAACGTCTCCACCGGCCATGCCACGGTCGAGATCGTCACGGACGTCGGTCGCCCAACCCAACGATTTATCCGCCAAGAAATTCCGATTGGCGAGCAAGACGCACTGGTTGTCTTTGAAGTCAAAGACGGACAGCGCAAGGAAGAGGTCGCAGCGGCTCAACTTGCTCACCTTCGCAATGTGCAACGAGACATGGAACACGCGGCCCTCGCTCAATTTGCCGGCGACGGCCCCGATGCGGGCCAAGTCCTACAAAACCTGTTCAATGATGTTCAATCACTGACGGGGGGCAGCATCGGTGGCAACACTGGTGGCCTAGGGCTAGACGGACTGGGACGCTTCAATCGTGGA from Novipirellula galeiformis includes these protein-coding regions:
- a CDS encoding PIG-L family deacetylase, with translation MGDQKINLPERLDLIAVGAHPDDVEIACGGTLAKLARKGYRIGIIDLTDGEPTPNSPSPEVRLREADQAARVLGVHKRIQLDLPNRRLFDCFEHRVALAKEFRRYRPQLVIGFGEKTPMASPDHWQAMQITDAAVFYSRLTKWDEYFPGLPVHSIQRQLYYRLAVEPDTLAGNPYHQIVDISDTIETKIESILCYKTQFEHKPNIVTRVRAAATVTGAAASVTAGESFAAAKPFAVDNLMLTLALEPLSD
- the der gene encoding ribosome biogenesis GTPase Der — encoded protein: MPVPRVAIVGRPNVGKSSLFNWIARRRLAIVDNYEGVTRDRMTTLIEANDRFFELVDTGGMGVVDADNLTDDVRNQIEVAINTADVIVLVVDVQTGVMPLDEEVSERLRTVQRPVILVANKADQTHHDILADDFHRLGRGHLIRVSTTQNRNRDELIDLIVDRLPEANDESVAETQMKVAIVGRRNVGKSTFVNSLANDDRMIVSEVPGTTRDSVDVIFEMDGQSFMAIDTPGLRKRKSQRTDLEYYGMHRAQRSIRRADVVLLFFDAGETVSKVDKQLMGYVMENHKPCIFVINKWDKYHGEVPTDRWVRYIHAQFPTLAYAPIAFITGQTGKNVKTLLNHASMLFKQARERVSTGQLNRLVRAAVDAHPPAMYQNRRPKIYFATQVSTEPPTVVLMCSDPKAFTHDYKRYLLGVLRDHLPFGEVPIKMYLHRRHREGDDEPEESKPPSRGKQY